One genomic window of Caminibacter pacificus includes the following:
- a CDS encoding NAD(P)/FAD-dependent oxidoreductase — MKVFDYVIIGAGIAGSLAGYFLRDKNVLVVDKKGKLEAASGAAGAFLFPKVGYDTAYTRFINEGIVSSIEFYKRIGVDTHTKGVLILPRDERDIEKFKKYEKEIKLPFKKRGEGFFFEIGSVIDPEEVKEKLDFPFEKLEVKTLKKEEYWVINDEIKAKNVILASGYESIVDIPYIQIRPIWGERIEIEGIWDKSKCDIYYHKNCSVGCNGVMKIGATHKRNCLECKENEQEAIELIKKAREIIDIKEYQIKDIKGGFRAASTDYFPVVGQVIDVDKTLLNDKHIIKGDMPKEIFYIEGLYIINGMGGRGFSNAYVCAKMLKDFIENGADLGWVDTKRLFIKWARKSGEAYLRSK; from the coding sequence ATGAAAGTTTTTGATTATGTAATAATAGGTGCCGGTATTGCCGGTAGTTTGGCAGGCTATTTTCTAAGGGATAAGAACGTTTTGGTTGTTGATAAAAAAGGAAAGCTTGAGGCTGCCAGCGGCGCTGCGGGAGCTTTTTTGTTTCCTAAAGTAGGATACGATACGGCATATACGAGATTTATAAACGAAGGGATTGTAAGTTCTATTGAGTTTTATAAAAGAATAGGAGTCGATACTCACACAAAAGGCGTTTTAATACTCCCAAGAGATGAAAGAGATATAGAAAAATTTAAAAAATATGAAAAAGAGATAAAACTCCCCTTTAAAAAAAGAGGAGAGGGATTCTTTTTTGAGATAGGGAGCGTAATAGACCCTGAGGAAGTTAAAGAAAAACTCGATTTTCCTTTTGAAAAATTGGAAGTTAAAACTCTTAAAAAAGAGGAATATTGGGTAATAAACGATGAAATAAAAGCAAAAAACGTCATTCTTGCAAGTGGATATGAGAGTATTGTTGATATACCATATATTCAAATAAGACCGATTTGGGGCGAGAGAATAGAGATAGAGGGTATTTGGGATAAAAGTAAATGCGATATCTATTATCACAAAAACTGCTCGGTTGGATGTAACGGGGTTATGAAAATAGGAGCGACTCATAAAAGAAATTGTCTTGAGTGTAAAGAAAACGAGCAAGAAGCTATAGAACTTATTAAAAAAGCAAGAGAGATAATTGATATAAAAGAGTATCAAATAAAAGACATTAAAGGTGGTTTTAGAGCCGCAAGTACGGATTATTTTCCGGTTGTAGGGCAGGTAATAGACGTTGATAAAACTCTACTAAACGACAAGCATATCATAAAGGGTGATATGCCAAAAGAGATATTTTATATCGAAGGTCTTTATATTATAAACGGAATGGGAGGTAGAGGCTTTTCAAATGCCTATGTTTGCGCTAAAATGTTAAAAGACTTTATCGAAAACGGCGCTGATTTGGGTTGGGTGGATACGAAAAGACTTTTTATAAAATGGGCGAGAAAAAGCGGAGAAGCATATTTAAGGAGTAAATAA
- a CDS encoding DUF6115 domain-containing protein: MIERKFAAFELTVEELNKEVYLIKKELKRNDTLNTLEEIEKIIETIVDDIKTIEETNKDMYESLKEEIAELSNELKKNKIPEYTNISRHEEEKIINMYKSGYKVEEISRELRIPAGEIELILKFANIV; this comes from the coding sequence ATGATAGAAAGAAAATTTGCGGCTTTCGAGCTTACCGTAGAAGAGCTTAATAAAGAGGTCTATTTGATAAAAAAAGAGCTAAAAAGAAACGACACTCTAAATACTCTTGAAGAGATTGAAAAAATTATCGAAACGATAGTGGACGATATAAAAACTATTGAAGAGACCAACAAAGATATGTACGAAAGTCTAAAAGAAGAGATAGCCGAACTCTCAAACGAACTCAAAAAAAATAAAATTCCCGAATACACCAATATAAGCAGACACGAAGAAGAAAAAATTATCAATATGTACAAATCGGGATACAAAGTTGAAGAAATAAGCCGAGAACTCCGAATTCCCGCCGGTGAAATCGAGCTTATTTTGAAGTTTGCGAACATAGTCTAA
- the rpsI gene encoding 30S ribosomal protein S9: MHGRIYATGKRKEAVAKVWLKNGSGSITVNGKPLDEFLGGREALKLRVRWPLMLTKQEGNFDIEVKVLGGGFAAQADAIKHGISKALVEYAPEFRSILKPAGLLTRDARRVERKKYGKKKARKSPQFSKR; this comes from the coding sequence ATGCACGGAAGAATTTACGCAACTGGAAAAAGAAAAGAAGCGGTAGCGAAAGTTTGGCTTAAAAACGGTAGCGGTAGCATTACTGTAAACGGAAAACCTCTTGATGAATTTCTTGGTGGTAGAGAGGCTCTAAAATTAAGAGTTAGATGGCCTTTAATGCTTACTAAACAAGAAGGAAACTTCGATATCGAAGTTAAAGTATTAGGCGGTGGTTTTGCGGCTCAAGCGGACGCAATTAAACACGGAATTTCTAAAGCTCTTGTAGAATACGCACCTGAATTCAGAAGTATTCTAAAACCTGCGGGACTTCTAACAAGAGACGCAAGAAGAGTAGAAAGAAAAAAATACGGAAAGAAAAAAGCGAGAAAATCTCCACAATTCTCAAAAAGATAA
- the rplM gene encoding 50S ribosomal protein L13: MKFTKSIKPEEVKRDWILIDAKDKTFGRLITEIATILRGKHKPYYTPHVDCGDYVVVINADKVRFSTSKKLSDKYYKHTGYFGHVKEETVEKLLKTNPEKLFKLATRGMLPKTKLGRKMLKKLKVYAGENHPHTAQVKGN; encoded by the coding sequence ATGAAATTTACTAAATCAATAAAACCTGAAGAAGTTAAAAGAGATTGGATTTTAATAGATGCAAAAGATAAAACTTTCGGTAGATTAATAACTGAAATCGCAACTATTCTTAGAGGTAAACACAAACCTTACTATACTCCGCATGTTGATTGTGGTGATTATGTTGTAGTTATTAATGCTGATAAAGTTAGATTTTCAACATCTAAAAAATTATCTGACAAATACTATAAACACACAGGTTATTTCGGACACGTAAAAGAAGAAACTGTAGAAAAACTTCTTAAAACAAATCCTGAAAAACTTTTCAAACTTGCGACAAGAGGTATGCTTCCAAAAACAAAACTTGGAAGAAAAATGCTTAAAAAATTAAAAGTTTATGCAGGTGAAAATCATCCACATACAGCTCAAGTAAAGGGTAACTAA
- a CDS encoding tetratricopeptide repeat protein produces MRFFLFFPVFLFALQLNIDYGNAKKPYEVLTIYNKFPFKCSLKEKTFICVFDKTPKTPVFKEESRFFQVIPKFSKKFTITIKIKSDNFKVFAFKDNLYKKPLITPFRLKKAKKWVIVANEQYLENTNKGLDFYYKHAVYPYIGAIDENLRPIRGENAMDIAKYFEILKAYKKGRDVLDEIDQFVKEYPNSIFLSDVLYLKLKILDRENQSEDVVQLGKEWIKKFAYSPKLPEVLLLIGENYSKMGLISDASYFFNRIITEYPNTKYAYKAMIYLADQLYTMGDEKKAFKLYEKALYSTKDINVASLAALRLAQRYMDKGQVKKAIEYYEKIYKANKEFLLKDKRKAYELAKRLASEKVYNLAINIGEDLLKRLKKLDDLYEPLLYNLALWSYEAGDYQKSLKFINKYLKEFPYGDYSDNIKALRDKVLFEVPEQNLTKKLQYIDKVLNEYKNTDIAKKALVEKIKILYKLKKYDEILKLQKEIKNIPKKLFPQKDTFIKKVASEYAKELLEKGYCQKAIELIKKYKLNLKEDEKVYSCAMKVKDCKLASAICNKYLDNPSDEVFVKWMKRKIEALWCMRDYKNVVTAVDDLCQIERNCHKYLMYKFFALWNLGKYKQALKTAQKLEKYQTIQNADAYIKIVNWAMQNKDYLLAATYAKKIIDLQNRFNAYPYSPFVDFVFAKYTKNKNEAIKVLEKLIPKVKGEDLARAYFMLANLTGKKDYLQKCLNVKDSKLWKGLCKDALNLF; encoded by the coding sequence TTGAGATTTTTTCTCTTTTTCCCCGTATTTCTTTTTGCATTACAACTAAACATCGATTACGGAAATGCAAAGAAACCTTACGAAGTACTTACTATTTACAATAAATTTCCTTTTAAATGTTCTTTGAAAGAAAAGACTTTTATTTGTGTTTTTGACAAAACTCCGAAAACTCCCGTTTTTAAAGAAGAGAGCAGATTTTTTCAAGTGATTCCTAAATTTTCAAAAAAATTTACTATTACGATCAAAATAAAATCGGACAACTTTAAAGTTTTTGCGTTTAAAGATAATCTTTATAAAAAACCTCTAATTACTCCTTTTAGATTAAAAAAAGCTAAAAAATGGGTTATTGTTGCAAACGAGCAGTATTTGGAAAATACAAATAAAGGTCTTGATTTTTATTATAAACACGCCGTTTATCCTTATATAGGCGCTATTGATGAAAATTTGCGCCCGATAAGAGGCGAAAACGCAATGGATATAGCAAAATATTTCGAGATTTTAAAAGCCTACAAAAAAGGGCGCGACGTTCTTGACGAGATAGACCAGTTTGTAAAAGAATATCCGAATTCCATATTTTTATCCGACGTTTTGTATTTAAAACTTAAAATTTTAGATAGAGAAAATCAATCCGAAGATGTCGTACAGCTCGGAAAAGAGTGGATTAAAAAATTTGCATACTCTCCTAAACTTCCTGAAGTTTTGCTTTTGATAGGCGAAAATTATTCGAAAATGGGACTTATTAGTGATGCGAGTTATTTTTTTAATAGAATTATTACGGAGTATCCGAATACCAAATACGCCTATAAAGCCATGATATATCTCGCAGACCAACTCTATACTATGGGAGATGAAAAAAAAGCTTTCAAACTATATGAAAAAGCCCTTTATTCTACAAAAGATATAAACGTAGCTTCTCTTGCGGCATTAAGGCTTGCACAAAGATATATGGATAAAGGACAAGTAAAAAAAGCGATTGAATATTATGAAAAAATTTATAAAGCCAATAAAGAGTTTTTGTTAAAAGACAAAAGAAAAGCTTACGAACTCGCAAAAAGACTTGCAAGTGAAAAGGTTTATAATTTAGCGATAAATATCGGTGAAGATTTGTTAAAAAGACTCAAAAAATTGGATGATTTGTATGAGCCTTTGCTTTATAATTTAGCGCTTTGGAGTTATGAAGCTGGTGATTATCAAAAATCTTTAAAATTTATCAATAAATACTTAAAAGAGTTTCCATACGGAGATTATAGCGATAATATCAAGGCTTTAAGAGATAAAGTTCTTTTTGAAGTACCGGAACAAAATCTTACTAAAAAACTTCAATATATAGATAAAGTGTTAAACGAATACAAAAATACAGATATTGCTAAAAAAGCTTTGGTCGAAAAAATTAAAATTCTTTATAAATTAAAAAAATACGACGAAATTTTAAAACTTCAAAAAGAGATTAAAAATATTCCGAAAAAACTATTCCCGCAAAAAGATACTTTTATTAAAAAGGTAGCTTCGGAATATGCAAAAGAGCTTTTAGAAAAAGGATATTGCCAAAAAGCAATAGAGCTTATTAAAAAATATAAACTTAATTTAAAAGAAGATGAAAAAGTTTATAGCTGCGCTATGAAAGTGAAAGATTGTAAATTGGCATCGGCAATATGCAATAAATACTTGGATAATCCGAGTGATGAAGTGTTTGTGAAGTGGATGAAAAGAAAAATCGAGGCTCTTTGGTGTATGAGGGATTATAAAAACGTAGTGACTGCTGTTGATGATTTGTGTCAGATTGAGAGAAATTGTCATAAATATCTGATGTATAAGTTTTTTGCTCTTTGGAATTTAGGAAAATATAAACAAGCTCTAAAAACCGCACAAAAACTTGAAAAATACCAAACTATTCAAAATGCCGACGCTTATATAAAAATCGTTAATTGGGCTATGCAAAACAAAGATTATCTCTTAGCCGCTACATACGCTAAAAAAATAATAGATTTACAAAACAGATTCAATGCCTATCCTTATTCGCCTTTTGTAGATTTTGTTTTTGCAAAATATACGAAAAATAAAAATGAAGCTATAAAAGTCCTTGAAAAACTGATACCGAAAGTTAAAGGTGAAGATTTGGCGAGGGCATATTTTATGCTTGCGAACCTAACGGGGAAAAAAGATTATTTACAAAAATGTCTAAACGTAAAAGATTCCAAACTTTGGAAAGGATTATGTAAGGACGCTTTAAATCTCTTTTAA
- a CDS encoding NADH-quinone oxidoreductase subunit N, with product MSFIILIAAGLLVPLFYRNNIFIAKMIAVVAFILAAYFIYAGNSLHAIFPYFTTDTATQLMEYVLLATLAAVSLALTGFERPLISQMLFLAGASLAFLETDNFFMYIVLFEVIAIISYILVANIRNFFNAEGAIKAFIAGAVASGIILLGFALFSFTTDSFNYAEMNVSGKFTLIAVAIMLAGIFYKLTVVPMHGWAADAYAQVNHAAAAILSGVIKSVVLVATFKAFYKFLIAYPVATVLIFSFFAIVTMTLANFMALWQKRISKILAFSSIAHSGYALIPFAAAASAYSYAGVLYYAVAYIFMQTSVFLILNDLRRELGVKYLQDIKGLYKVAPLHSLFFTIQLFSLAGIPLLAGFLSKAVAFYAGVDAGLWVIVLIALLNSALAVGYYVWIIKHIYFDDTKSTTTITMTPGSLIGQLILLAGTVYFGIVAGNIINATVAF from the coding sequence ATGAGTTTTATAATATTAATAGCAGCGGGATTATTGGTACCTCTGTTTTACAGAAACAACATTTTTATCGCTAAAATGATAGCGGTAGTAGCGTTTATTTTAGCGGCGTATTTTATTTATGCGGGCAACAGCTTACATGCTATATTCCCGTATTTTACGACTGATACTGCAACTCAGCTTATGGAGTACGTATTACTTGCGACGTTAGCTGCGGTTTCATTAGCGCTTACAGGGTTTGAGAGACCTTTGATTTCTCAAATGCTTTTCTTAGCGGGTGCCTCTTTGGCGTTTTTGGAAACGGATAACTTCTTTATGTATATCGTGTTATTTGAAGTTATTGCAATTATTTCTTATATTTTAGTTGCGAATATCAGAAACTTCTTCAACGCGGAAGGTGCTATTAAAGCATTTATCGCCGGTGCGGTTGCAAGCGGTATTATTTTACTCGGGTTTGCACTATTTAGTTTTACGACTGATAGTTTCAACTATGCGGAAATGAACGTTAGCGGTAAATTTACTTTAATTGCCGTAGCTATTATGCTTGCGGGTATCTTTTATAAACTCACTGTTGTTCCTATGCACGGATGGGCTGCTGATGCTTACGCACAAGTAAACCACGCAGCAGCTGCGATTTTGAGTGGGGTTATTAAATCCGTAGTTTTAGTTGCTACGTTCAAAGCGTTTTATAAATTTCTTATCGCATATCCTGTAGCTACAGTACTTATTTTCAGTTTCTTTGCGATAGTTACAATGACACTTGCAAACTTTATGGCTCTATGGCAAAAGAGAATTTCTAAAATCTTGGCATTTTCATCAATCGCGCACAGCGGTTATGCGTTAATTCCGTTTGCGGCGGCAGCAAGTGCATATTCATATGCAGGGGTTTTATATTATGCAGTAGCGTATATTTTCATGCAAACAAGCGTATTTTTGATTCTAAACGATTTAAGAAGAGAGCTTGGAGTGAAATATCTTCAAGATATCAAAGGTTTATACAAAGTGGCGCCTTTACATTCGCTATTCTTTACTATTCAATTGTTCTCACTTGCAGGTATTCCGTTACTTGCAGGATTTTTAAGTAAAGCAGTGGCGTTTTATGCCGGGGTTGATGCCGGATTATGGGTTATTGTTTTAATCGCATTATTAAATTCGGCTCTTGCGGTAGGATACTATGTATGGATTATTAAACATATCTATTTTGACGATACAAAATCAACTACAACAATTACAATGACGCCTGGAAGTTTAATCGGGCAATTGATTTTACTTGCGGGAACGGTATATTTCGGTATCGTTGCAGGAAATATCATTAACGCAACGGTTGCATTCTAA
- a CDS encoding ABC transporter ATP-binding protein, with protein MMLKVDKVTKQFGGVVAIKDVSFEVKPLEIFALVGPNGAGKTTLFNIITGVLEPTSGKVYFKDEDITGLSPVKIVEKGIARTFQNIRLFSSLTVLENVLIGFHNHIEYNFFESLFRLPRFFKQEKIHKEKAMEILKFLGIEQYADYNAKALSYGNQRKVEIARALATEPDLLLLDEPAAGMNPKETDELADTVFKLRSEMEKTILFIEHDMKFVQKIADRVMVLDYGKTIFEGKPADMMKDETVIKAYLGDIDVEG; from the coding sequence ATAATGTTAAAAGTTGATAAGGTTACTAAGCAGTTTGGTGGGGTTGTTGCGATTAAAGATGTTAGTTTTGAAGTGAAACCTCTGGAGATTTTCGCTCTTGTAGGGCCTAACGGAGCCGGAAAAACCACTCTTTTTAATATTATTACGGGTGTTTTAGAGCCTACAAGCGGAAAAGTTTATTTTAAGGATGAAGATATTACAGGTCTTTCACCTGTAAAAATCGTTGAAAAAGGAATAGCAAGAACGTTTCAAAACATAAGACTTTTCAGCTCTTTAACAGTACTTGAAAACGTACTTATCGGTTTTCATAATCATATCGAATATAATTTTTTCGAATCACTTTTCAGACTTCCGAGATTTTTTAAACAAGAAAAAATCCATAAAGAAAAAGCTATGGAAATTTTGAAATTTTTAGGGATAGAGCAATATGCGGATTATAACGCAAAAGCTTTAAGCTACGGTAATCAAAGAAAAGTGGAAATTGCAAGAGCTCTTGCTACGGAGCCAGATTTGTTACTTCTTGACGAGCCGGCTGCGGGGATGAACCCCAAAGAAACTGACGAGCTTGCGGATACGGTTTTTAAATTAAGAAGCGAAATGGAAAAAACAATTCTTTTTATCGAACATGATATGAAATTCGTTCAAAAAATCGCTGATAGAGTAATGGTACTTGATTACGGAAAAACTATTTTTGAAGGTAAACCGGCCGATATGATGAAAGATGAAACGGTAATAAAAGCTTATTTAGGAGATATCGATGTTGAGGGTTAA
- a CDS encoding complex I subunit 4 family protein, giving the protein MVAVDIIFAPIFFSALVYFLTRGAQHLAKYIALGWFIILFFIAFNWYHQLPADGGFLFLGNFLSVPAFGFELTLQIDALSVAMLLLTAALLILVVFTSWEEKNQAAYFSLLILFSGPIFGVFMTTNVLWFFIFWELTLVPMLFLIGIWGAEERIYAAIKFFIYTHVFAMFMFVGFFLLFKQTGYWDFTLIKEAAIATPALIWWLMFIGFAAKLPLFPFHTWLPDAHVQAPSSISVLLAGVLLKMGAYGLIRFTVELMPATTIQFSMWMLVLGLATTLFAGMLAIYERHIKKMVAYSSISHMGLVVVAVATMTYDGLSAALYEMIGHALVISPLFLLAGWFHHKTHTWYMDEMGGIMKKAPYAAAIFILAGMAALGLPGTMGFVGELTIIISAVKSFGWWIAIIALAGLISAGYIIWSVRRAIHGPMSPIVEKANFTMSFPEKFALAIYAFLIVYFGINPQPIFDLANQAFSFFGGM; this is encoded by the coding sequence ATGGTAGCGGTAGATATTATTTTTGCACCGATATTTTTCTCGGCCCTTGTGTATTTTTTAACACGTGGGGCACAGCATTTGGCTAAGTATATTGCGCTTGGTTGGTTTATTATACTTTTCTTTATTGCATTCAATTGGTATCATCAATTACCGGCTGACGGCGGGTTTTTGTTTCTTGGGAACTTTTTAAGCGTTCCTGCGTTCGGGTTTGAACTTACTTTGCAAATAGATGCGTTAAGTGTCGCTATGCTTTTATTAACGGCGGCATTACTTATATTGGTAGTGTTTACGTCTTGGGAAGAAAAAAATCAAGCGGCTTATTTTAGTTTGCTGATACTATTTAGCGGACCGATTTTCGGTGTATTTATGACGACAAACGTTTTATGGTTTTTTATTTTCTGGGAATTAACTCTTGTACCTATGCTTTTCTTAATCGGTATTTGGGGTGCGGAAGAAAGAATTTATGCGGCTATTAAGTTCTTTATCTATACGCACGTTTTTGCGATGTTTATGTTTGTCGGGTTTTTCTTACTCTTTAAACAAACTGGATATTGGGATTTTACGTTGATAAAAGAAGCGGCGATTGCAACTCCTGCTTTAATTTGGTGGTTGATGTTTATCGGTTTTGCGGCTAAATTGCCACTATTTCCATTCCATACATGGCTACCTGATGCGCACGTTCAAGCACCAAGCAGCATTTCGGTATTGCTTGCGGGTGTACTTTTGAAAATGGGTGCTTACGGGCTTATCAGATTTACGGTAGAGTTAATGCCGGCAACTACGATTCAATTTTCGATGTGGATGTTGGTACTCGGTCTTGCGACGACGTTATTTGCGGGTATGCTTGCTATTTATGAAAGACACATCAAAAAAATGGTTGCATACTCTTCAATTTCGCATATGGGGCTTGTTGTTGTAGCTGTAGCTACTATGACATACGATGGTTTAAGTGCGGCATTATACGAAATGATCGGACACGCACTTGTAATTTCACCACTGTTCTTACTTGCAGGGTGGTTCCACCACAAAACTCATACGTGGTATATGGATGAGATGGGCGGAATTATGAAAAAAGCGCCTTATGCTGCTGCGATATTCATCTTAGCAGGTATGGCGGCGTTAGGGCTACCTGGAACGATGGGATTTGTAGGTGAGCTTACAATTATCATCTCGGCTGTTAAGTCATTCGGTTGGTGGATTGCTATTATCGCACTTGCAGGTCTAATCAGTGCGGGTTACATTATCTGGTCTGTAAGACGTGCAATTCACGGTCCTATGAGTCCGATTGTGGAAAAAGCAAACTTTACTATGAGTTTTCCTGAAAAATTCGCATTAGCGATTTACGCGTTTTTGATTGTTTACTTTGGTATCAATCCTCAACCAATTTTCGATTTAGCAAATCAAGCATTTAGCTTCTTTGGAGGGATGTGA
- the mqnP gene encoding menaquinone biosynthesis prenyltransferase MqnP — protein sequence MIKKYMELVKFSHTIFSIPFILIAMVVAANGWFGWKLFVLGILAAVSARNFAMAVNRYLDRDIDAKNPRTADRPSVTGEVNESEMLIFIAANALIFIGVAYMINDLAFKLSIPILAVLGGYSYFKRFSEYAHLVLGVALGLAPIAGAIAVTGTIPCWSVFLALGVMFWVAGFDILYSLQDMEFDKKEGLHSIPALTGEKGALFISEMFHVFAVIFWALFVAYANLGFFAWLAVVVGAVMLYYEHKLVKKDFKNIPKAFFDVNGFLGIIFLVLIILDRI from the coding sequence ATGATTAAAAAATATATGGAACTTGTGAAGTTTTCTCATACGATATTCAGTATTCCTTTTATATTGATAGCAATGGTTGTCGCCGCAAACGGGTGGTTCGGTTGGAAATTATTCGTTTTGGGGATTTTAGCGGCGGTAAGTGCCAGAAATTTCGCTATGGCGGTAAATAGATATTTAGATAGAGATATAGACGCCAAAAACCCGCGCACCGCAGACAGACCTTCGGTTACGGGTGAAGTTAATGAAAGCGAAATGCTTATTTTTATAGCGGCGAACGCTTTGATTTTTATAGGTGTGGCTTATATGATTAACGATTTGGCTTTTAAACTTTCGATTCCTATTTTAGCGGTTCTTGGGGGGTATAGTTATTTTAAAAGATTTAGCGAGTACGCTCATTTGGTACTCGGAGTGGCACTTGGCCTTGCGCCGATTGCAGGGGCTATTGCCGTTACGGGTACGATTCCTTGCTGGAGTGTATTTTTGGCTCTTGGCGTTATGTTTTGGGTGGCCGGGTTTGATATATTGTATTCTCTTCAAGATATGGAATTCGATAAAAAAGAGGGACTTCATTCTATCCCGGCATTAACCGGTGAAAAAGGAGCGCTTTTTATATCCGAGATGTTTCATGTTTTTGCCGTAATTTTTTGGGCGCTGTTTGTTGCATACGCAAATCTCGGATTTTTTGCGTGGCTTGCGGTGGTCGTCGGGGCGGTAATGCTTTATTACGAGCACAAACTCGTAAAAAAAGATTTTAAAAATATCCCTAAAGCCTTTTTTGACGTAAACGGTTTTTTGGGGATTATCTTTTTGGTTTTAATAATACTTGATAGGATTTGA
- the miaA gene encoding tRNA (adenosine(37)-N6)-dimethylallyltransferase MiaA: MFAIIGPTASGKSDLAIKLAKKLGYEILSLDSLSIYKEVDIASAKPSKEELKEVKHYGINEIYPDEKFDVSKFIEIYKKIPHKNIIIVGGTGFYLKAMIDGISKMPQITEEIRKKAKRGDYELLKKIDPLFASKISPSDTYRIQKGLEIYFATDMPPSEYFKKNPPLPVLPDIKIFEIAVDRETLRKRIEKRTGKMFDSGLIDEVAYLEAKYKDRRLPALKAIGVKEVLDYFNGVYDKQQLKQKIITNTARLAKRQQTFNKTQFPQKISAPLEKLEDIILKEI; the protein is encoded by the coding sequence ATGTTTGCAATAATAGGTCCTACGGCAAGCGGCAAAAGCGATTTGGCTATCAAACTTGCTAAAAAATTGGGATATGAGATACTTTCACTCGATAGTTTAAGCATTTATAAAGAAGTGGATATCGCTTCTGCAAAACCCTCAAAAGAAGAACTAAAAGAAGTCAAACATTACGGAATAAACGAAATATATCCCGATGAAAAATTCGACGTTTCCAAATTTATAGAGATATATAAAAAAATCCCTCACAAAAATATAATTATAGTAGGCGGGACCGGATTTTATTTAAAAGCTATGATTGACGGAATATCAAAAATGCCTCAAATCACTGAAGAAATTAGAAAAAAAGCAAAAAGAGGAGATTACGAACTTCTAAAAAAAATAGACCCGCTTTTCGCTTCTAAGATTTCACCGAGCGATACTTATAGAATTCAAAAAGGACTCGAAATATATTTTGCAACCGATATGCCGCCGAGCGAATATTTCAAAAAAAATCCTCCTCTTCCGGTATTACCGGATATTAAAATATTCGAAATAGCAGTCGATAGAGAAACTCTTAGAAAAAGAATAGAAAAAAGAACGGGGAAAATGTTTGATTCGGGGCTTATTGACGAAGTCGCATATCTTGAAGCGAAATACAAAGACAGAAGACTTCCCGCTTTAAAAGCTATAGGAGTAAAAGAAGTGCTCGATTATTTTAACGGCGTATATGACAAACAACAACTAAAACAAAAAATAATCACGAATACCGCAAGACTCGCAAAAAGACAACAAACTTTTAATAAAACCCAATTCCCTCAAAAAATCTCAGCGCCTCTTGAAAAATTGGAGGATATAATCTTAAAAGAGATTTAA